A window from Opitutia bacterium ISCC 52 encodes these proteins:
- a CDS encoding CPXCG motif-containing cysteine-rich protein: MDITCPYCWEHIDIEDIPYAEETVELVLDCEVCCRPIAITASWTDEDQAPWLDVRAES, from the coding sequence ATGGATATCACTTGCCCCTATTGCTGGGAGCATATCGATATCGAAGACATTCCCTACGCAGAGGAGACAGTCGAGCTCGTGCTTGATTGCGAAGTTTGTTGTAGGCCGATCGCGATCACTGCTTCTTGGACGGATGAAGACCAAGCTCCCTGGTTAGACGTGAGAGCTGAATCGTAA